The following coding sequences are from one Actinomycetota bacterium window:
- a CDS encoding PilZ domain-containing protein, whose amino-acid sequence MGPKSGIGMMIRATRTPYTGSRIRLSITLPGGSQMELFGEITRVVPKSIIKNEYLLGIGFTKIREADRDKIIKFVIEEQVSHKNMKRK is encoded by the coding sequence TTGGGACCTAAGAGCGGTATAGGCATGATGATTCGCGCTACGAGAACCCCCTACACGGGGTCGAGGATTCGGCTATCGATTACTCTGCCCGGCGGCTCACAAATGGAGCTGTTCGGCGAAATCACCCGAGTCGTACCGAAGAGCATCATTAAGAACGAATACCTGCTAGGCATCGGTTTCACAAAGATTCGCGAGGCTGACCGCGACAAAATCATCAAGTTTGTCATTGAGGAACAAGTCTCCCATAAGAATATGAAAAGGAAATAA
- a CDS encoding TldD/PmbA family protein: MKELAFLALDVAKAYGATYADIRIIERQNEAIIIKNGRVEELGTSTNYGFGIRVIADGAWGFAGSFLVERVEIERVARLAVATAKASALVKHKNVTLAPAPVITDSFISPVQKDPFDVALKDKLALLSQAEEVIRKTPGVSIATASMEMARQKKVFASLEGSYIEQETTECGAGIHAIAISGKDIQERSYPNSHGGDWATAGYEFIESLELGKHAARIAEEAVELLTAKECPSGEMTIILDGSQLALQVHESCGHPVELDRVLGMEASFAGTSFLTLDKLDKLRYGSPIVNITADATIPGALGTFAYDDEGIPAQRFDIVKNGLFKGYLTSRETAPILGQTSNGCMRADGWGRLPLIRMTNINLLPGDSSLAEMIDGVKDGLYLSTNRSWSIDDKRLNFQFAAEIGWEIKNGKLGAVIKNPNYTGLTPDFWNSCDAIAGRDEWRIWGLANCGKGEPLQVSHVAHGAAPARFRNVRVGVGR; the protein is encoded by the coding sequence ATGAAGGAATTGGCCTTTCTCGCCCTCGATGTCGCCAAAGCGTACGGCGCGACATATGCGGATATTCGGATTATCGAGCGACAGAACGAAGCGATTATTATCAAAAACGGGCGTGTCGAAGAACTCGGGACCTCCACCAACTACGGTTTCGGCATCCGGGTCATCGCCGATGGAGCCTGGGGATTCGCGGGCAGCTTTTTAGTCGAGCGGGTCGAGATCGAGCGGGTCGCCCGCCTCGCGGTAGCGACCGCAAAGGCTAGCGCTCTCGTCAAGCATAAGAACGTAACCCTCGCCCCCGCCCCCGTTATAACGGACTCGTTTATATCACCTGTTCAGAAAGACCCGTTTGACGTCGCGCTCAAAGACAAACTGGCGCTACTGAGCCAAGCCGAGGAGGTTATCCGGAAAACACCGGGGGTCTCCATCGCCACCGCGTCGATGGAAATGGCGCGGCAAAAAAAGGTCTTTGCGAGCCTTGAAGGAAGCTATATCGAACAAGAGACGACCGAGTGCGGTGCCGGAATTCACGCGATAGCGATTTCGGGAAAGGATATCCAGGAACGTTCTTATCCAAATTCTCATGGCGGAGATTGGGCGACCGCGGGCTATGAGTTCATCGAAAGTCTCGAACTCGGTAAGCACGCCGCGCGAATCGCTGAGGAAGCGGTCGAACTGCTCACGGCGAAAGAATGCCCGAGCGGCGAAATGACTATTATACTAGATGGGAGCCAGCTCGCGCTCCAGGTCCATGAGTCCTGCGGGCATCCGGTAGAGCTGGACCGGGTTCTCGGGATGGAGGCGAGCTTTGCGGGCACGAGCTTTCTGACCCTGGATAAACTCGACAAACTAAGATACGGCTCGCCCATCGTAAACATCACCGCCGACGCGACGATACCCGGGGCACTCGGCACCTTCGCCTACGATGACGAAGGTATCCCGGCGCAGCGATTCGATATCGTAAAAAACGGGTTGTTCAAAGGCTATCTGACGTCGCGCGAGACCGCGCCCATCCTCGGGCAGACCAGCAACGGCTGCATGCGCGCGGACGGCTGGGGCAGACTGCCTCTTATAAGGATGACCAATATAAACTTGCTCCCCGGCGACTCTTCGCTTGCCGAGATGATAGACGGCGTAAAAGACGGGTTGTACCTTTCGACAAACCGCAGTTGGAGTATTGACGACAAGCGCCTGAATTTTCAATTCGCCGCCGAGATAGGCTGGGAGATAAAGAACGGCAAGCTTGGGGCGGTAATCAAAAACCCCAACTACACCGGACTTACGCCGGATTTCTGGAACTCGTGCGACGCGATTGCCGGTCGAGACGAATGGCGTATCTGGGGTCTCGCCAATTGCGGCAAAGGAGAGCCCCTGCAGGTGTCTCACGTCGCCCACGGGGCCGCTCCGGCAAGATTTCGCAACGTGAGGGTGGGTGTGGGTCGATGA
- a CDS encoding FliA/WhiG family RNA polymerase sigma factor, with protein sequence MVLVTPNTWVRCKVYGDQRAKEELTLEHLSLVKYVAERIKDNLPAEVEREDLVSYGVFGLMDAIEKFDHGRGIKFETYAIPRIRGAILDGLRAYDIAPRSLRQKAKVLGKAFTEVELRLGRTATDQEVAEELNVDLESFNAMQAAVSRLPLLSLDDFIVQDDGGEITLGQRIEDKNSYNPVELLESTELSTALVEAIDSLNEQERSVVTLYFYEGLTLREASEVLELSESRISQIRLRAVAKLRAHMSELLN encoded by the coding sequence ATGGTACTGGTTACGCCGAATACTTGGGTGCGTTGCAAGGTATACGGTGACCAACGGGCAAAAGAAGAACTCACTCTCGAGCATCTTTCGCTCGTAAAGTATGTCGCCGAGCGCATTAAGGACAACTTGCCGGCGGAGGTCGAGAGAGAAGACCTGGTAAGCTATGGAGTTTTCGGTCTAATGGACGCCATAGAAAAGTTCGACCATGGCCGGGGCATCAAATTCGAGACCTACGCCATACCGAGAATCCGAGGCGCGATCCTCGACGGACTCCGAGCGTATGATATAGCTCCCCGCTCATTGAGACAGAAGGCGAAAGTGCTCGGAAAGGCGTTTACCGAAGTCGAGTTGAGGCTGGGCAGAACAGCTACGGATCAAGAAGTGGCCGAAGAGCTTAATGTGGACTTGGAATCTTTCAACGCTATGCAGGCCGCCGTAAGCAGGCTCCCCTTACTGTCGCTCGATGATTTTATCGTCCAGGACGACGGGGGCGAAATCACTCTGGGCCAGCGCATCGAAGACAAGAACTCCTATAACCCGGTCGAGCTTCTGGAGTCGACCGAACTCAGTACCGCGCTTGTCGAGGCGATCGACAGTCTCAACGAACAGGAGCGCTCCGTCGTCACCTTATACTTCTACGAAGGTCTTACTTTAAGAGAGGCGAGCGAGGTTCTCGAACTCTCGGAATCGAGGATTTCACAGATTCGCTTGCGTGCTGTCGCAAAACTCCGCGCGCACATGTCCGAACTCCTCAATTAA
- the nifU gene encoding Fe-S cluster assembly scaffold protein NifU has product MYTEKVMEHFRNPRNVGEVENPDGVGEVGNPTCGDMMRITIKVKDDKIDDIKFKTLGCGAAIATSSMVTELAQGMSLGDAEKISRQDIADALDGLPPQKMHCSVLAADGLREAITDYRSKHPAEEG; this is encoded by the coding sequence ATGTACACCGAGAAAGTAATGGAGCATTTCAGGAATCCTCGAAATGTCGGCGAGGTCGAGAACCCGGACGGCGTCGGCGAGGTCGGCAATCCGACCTGTGGGGATATGATGCGTATCACCATCAAAGTCAAGGATGACAAAATAGATGACATTAAGTTTAAGACGCTCGGCTGCGGTGCGGCAATCGCGACCAGCAGCATGGTCACCGAACTTGCCCAAGGAATGTCGCTCGGGGATGCCGAGAAGATATCGAGACAGGATATCGCGGATGCGCTCGACGGCCTGCCCCCACAGAAGATGCATTGTTCGGTACTCGCGGCTGACGGCCTGCGCGAGGCGATAACCGATTATCGCTCCAAGCATCCCGCTGAGGAAGGTTAG
- a CDS encoding M15 family metallopeptidase translates to MSQAELKKVFGSFSYRKDPKKRGAVIIDRGWVKAHIVSISTPFGRFPCHRRVSFQMEAFVREACGEKLVTDIGGIWVARHILWDPRRPLSGHAYGCDIDINVDDGLDGPGGKLNYGANSYQPPALLGLAEKWGFEWGGHWRRNQDGMHFSCIRVIAKEGAAIKP, encoded by the coding sequence TTGAGTCAAGCTGAGCTGAAAAAGGTCTTCGGTTCGTTTAGCTACCGGAAGGACCCGAAAAAGAGAGGCGCGGTCATAATCGACCGCGGGTGGGTGAAGGCGCACATCGTCTCGATTTCGACGCCGTTCGGGCGCTTTCCGTGCCACAGACGTGTCTCATTTCAAATGGAGGCTTTCGTGCGCGAGGCGTGTGGCGAAAAGCTGGTCACCGATATCGGAGGGATTTGGGTCGCCCGTCATATCTTGTGGGACCCGCGCCGTCCTCTCTCGGGCCATGCCTACGGATGTGATATCGACATCAACGTCGATGACGGCCTGGATGGGCCGGGAGGTAAGCTCAATTACGGCGCGAATTCCTACCAGCCCCCGGCACTGCTCGGGCTTGCTGAAAAATGGGGTTTTGAATGGGGCGGCCACTGGCGACGCAACCAAGACGGCATGCATTTTTCGTGCATCCGCGTGATTGCCAAAGAAGGCGCCGCTATCAAACCATAG
- the mnmA gene encoding tRNA 2-thiouridine(34) synthase MnmA, with the protein MVEAKQRVVCAMSGGVDSSVAAALLVEAGYEVIGITMNIRPSAKTAEAAERFGGCCSLSDTDDAKNVAHKLGIPHYTFDFREVFKEAVIEDFVSEYRRGRTPNPCIRCNQFVKFKALFNKAFAVGADFIATGHYAQIEFDERTGRFVLKKGRDKRKDQTYVLYSLTQEQLAHTLFPLGSLTKEETREKAESLGLSVARKEESQEICFVPDNDYARFVGEYAPGAEKPGPIYHKDGTVLGAHKGIIHYTIGQRRGLGISWPEPLYVISISEEEAAIIVGTKEDLGGRGLVANDINLISIAELTSPMRVCAKIRYKSPEVPATLVPLDDARVRVEFDEPQSAITPGQAVVFYDGDIVVGGGTVEEAL; encoded by the coding sequence ATGGTCGAGGCAAAGCAGCGCGTAGTCTGCGCGATGAGCGGCGGTGTGGACAGCTCTGTCGCCGCCGCCTTACTAGTCGAGGCAGGCTATGAGGTCATTGGCATCACGATGAATATCCGGCCGTCGGCGAAGACCGCTGAAGCGGCCGAGCGCTTTGGGGGTTGTTGCTCACTCTCGGACACGGACGATGCCAAGAACGTCGCCCACAAGCTAGGCATACCTCATTATACCTTTGATTTTCGCGAGGTCTTCAAAGAGGCGGTCATCGAAGACTTCGTATCCGAATACCGGCGGGGCAGAACTCCCAACCCTTGCATACGCTGCAACCAATTCGTAAAATTCAAAGCGCTGTTTAATAAAGCATTCGCCGTGGGCGCCGATTTTATAGCGACCGGACATTATGCGCAAATCGAGTTCGACGAGCGCACCGGGAGATTCGTTCTGAAAAAAGGGCGAGACAAACGGAAAGACCAGACCTATGTTCTTTATTCGCTAACACAGGAGCAGTTGGCGCACACGCTCTTTCCCCTGGGGTCGCTGACGAAAGAGGAGACTCGTGAAAAAGCCGAGTCGCTCGGCCTCTCCGTCGCCCGGAAAGAAGAGAGCCAGGAAATCTGCTTTGTGCCCGACAACGACTACGCGCGTTTTGTCGGCGAGTATGCGCCGGGAGCCGAGAAACCGGGACCGATTTACCATAAGGATGGGACTGTTCTGGGTGCGCATAAAGGGATAATCCATTACACTATCGGCCAGCGCAGAGGATTGGGGATATCCTGGCCTGAGCCGCTCTACGTCATCTCCATCAGCGAAGAGGAAGCCGCGATAATCGTCGGCACAAAGGAAGACCTTGGCGGGAGAGGGCTTGTGGCCAATGATATCAATCTTATCTCAATCGCCGAGTTGACATCGCCGATGAGAGTGTGCGCAAAGATACGGTATAAGTCGCCCGAAGTCCCCGCGACGCTTGTTCCCCTCGACGACGCCCGGGTCAGGGTCGAATTCGACGAGCCGCAATCGGCTATCACACCAGGTCAAGCCGTCGTCTTCTACGATGGGGATATTGTGGTCGGCGGCGGCACTGTAGAGGAAGCCCTCTAG
- a CDS encoding PilZ domain-containing protein, which produces MRNHKVLKPGLFITIEIRPRQSWPFTIGSTSDDFNTITCELLMEQPRSIEIKSGEEFIIVCATESGIYKFPTRVVEIEQDPVRLKLSLLKGTVRVQRREFFRLSRPLVRARYRPVNGPDDILTDNLIEAPVKDLSGNGMSFIIDKSAELPSGSPLRTEIEVANGRTIGLVGQVVRCIPDEPIIGKSLLCVHFALIDEVDRDRIVGHLFKEQIDRAGKRRRSPRRN; this is translated from the coding sequence TTGCGCAACCATAAAGTGCTAAAACCAGGATTGTTTATAACGATCGAGATAAGGCCCAGACAAAGCTGGCCTTTTACAATCGGCTCGACCTCGGACGACTTTAATACTATAACCTGCGAACTTTTGATGGAGCAGCCGCGTTCCATCGAAATTAAATCCGGCGAAGAATTCATAATCGTTTGCGCAACGGAGAGCGGCATCTATAAGTTCCCTACCCGCGTAGTCGAGATCGAACAGGACCCGGTCCGACTAAAACTTTCGCTGCTAAAAGGAACCGTTCGCGTACAACGGCGCGAGTTTTTCAGGCTTTCCAGGCCACTTGTGCGAGCGCGCTATCGCCCGGTAAACGGCCCCGACGACATACTCACGGACAACCTCATCGAGGCTCCGGTAAAAGACCTTAGCGGCAATGGAATGTCGTTTATTATCGATAAGAGCGCCGAATTGCCGTCGGGCTCCCCATTGCGCACGGAAATCGAGGTCGCAAACGGGCGCACTATCGGCTTGGTCGGTCAGGTAGTCCGCTGTATCCCCGATGAGCCCATAATCGGCAAGAGCCTGCTCTGTGTGCACTTTGCGCTCATCGATGAAGTAGACCGCGACCGAATCGTCGGCCATCTTTTTAAGGAGCAGATAGACCGCGCCGGAAAACGTCGGCGGTCACCTAGGAGAAACTAG
- a CDS encoding ATP-binding protein, translated as MAVPKQKAENIGRLTIDANYRHISRAREFILNIARTVAIGDEAADDIVLATVEAVTNSIRHANSACVVVEVNRSGDSMVVRVIDDGSGFDTSSDIREFPCVEDLGGRGIPLMHLLMDDISINSEPGKGTEVVLLKKFKVAQDGSRQKARAASG; from the coding sequence ATGGCGGTTCCCAAACAAAAAGCAGAGAATATAGGTAGACTGACGATAGACGCGAACTATCGGCATATATCGCGAGCGCGCGAGTTTATTCTCAATATCGCACGGACTGTGGCTATCGGCGATGAAGCTGCCGACGATATAGTTCTCGCGACCGTCGAAGCGGTGACCAACTCGATTCGCCATGCAAACTCGGCTTGTGTAGTGGTTGAAGTCAATCGTAGCGGTGACTCGATGGTGGTTCGGGTAATAGATGATGGGAGCGGTTTCGATACCTCCTCCGATATCCGCGAGTTCCCCTGCGTGGAGGATTTGGGCGGACGGGGCATACCGCTCATGCACCTTCTCATGGACGACATTTCCATCAACTCCGAGCCCGGCAAAGGGACCGAAGTCGTTCTTTTGAAGAAGTTTAAAGTCGCCCAAGACGGTTCACGGCAGAAGGCCAGGGCGGCAAGCGGCTAA
- a CDS encoding C40 family peptidase, which yields MLFIQIGPVLAIPEPVQEPAPQTTNPATETSNQISSDTTATAELERALAEAETVVRQTQAERITQELDLLGGELEGLNTDFFAESAKLAAIETSLNNANERLRWYEAELEAQRKILNERIVEIYRHGNVEPIDALVNKAGFKDLITRLSFLLKISEHDAELLRGIEEQHAKVEETKSSLDDLFAQQKEFTVQLEQRKTAIEAKIREETELLASIDAQTRQIIENKEAERRREQVNVVNTLVSKRSADEISLEPGTIAYEALQYLGVPYVWGGKNPATGLDCSGLVQVVFAKFGVNLAYYSRAQAKLGVGVAYDDLQSGDVVFFGRPIHHVGIYLGEGYFIHAPKRNDFVKISKMSERRDHAGARRILSNIPVAGETP from the coding sequence ATGCTGTTTATCCAAATAGGACCGGTATTAGCAATACCGGAGCCGGTACAAGAACCCGCACCACAAACTACCAACCCCGCAACCGAAACATCGAACCAGATAAGCAGCGACACGACAGCCACCGCCGAGCTGGAGCGCGCGCTCGCGGAAGCGGAAACAGTCGTCAGACAGACGCAAGCAGAGAGAATAACTCAAGAACTCGACCTCTTAGGCGGCGAGCTGGAAGGCCTAAACACAGACTTCTTCGCGGAAAGCGCTAAGTTGGCCGCGATTGAGACCAGCCTAAACAACGCCAACGAAAGGCTACGCTGGTACGAAGCCGAGCTGGAGGCGCAACGCAAAATCCTCAATGAGCGTATCGTGGAGATTTACCGGCACGGCAACGTGGAGCCGATTGACGCCCTCGTCAACAAAGCCGGCTTCAAAGATTTGATAACACGCCTCAGCTTCCTGCTTAAAATCAGCGAACACGATGCCGAGCTGCTTCGCGGCATCGAAGAACAGCACGCCAAGGTCGAGGAGACCAAGAGTTCGCTCGATGATTTGTTCGCGCAGCAAAAAGAGTTCACCGTCCAGCTAGAGCAGAGAAAAACAGCGATTGAAGCAAAAATCCGGGAAGAGACAGAGCTGTTGGCGAGTATAGATGCGCAGACCAGGCAGATAATCGAGAACAAAGAAGCCGAGCGCCGGCGCGAACAAGTCAACGTCGTAAACACGCTCGTGTCGAAGCGGTCTGCCGACGAGATATCGCTTGAGCCCGGCACGATCGCATACGAAGCGCTCCAATATCTCGGCGTACCTTATGTGTGGGGCGGGAAAAACCCGGCAACCGGACTCGACTGCTCGGGACTGGTTCAGGTCGTCTTTGCAAAATTTGGCGTCAATCTCGCCTATTATTCCCGCGCGCAAGCGAAACTCGGCGTCGGGGTGGCCTATGACGACCTCCAATCGGGAGACGTGGTCTTCTTCGGGCGACCCATCCACCATGTCGGTATATACCTTGGCGAAGGCTACTTCATCCACGCACCTAAACGCAACGATTTCGTCAAAATCAGCAAGATGAGCGAACGCCGAGACCATGCGGGCGCGCGTCGCATCTTGAGCAACATTCCCGTCGCGGGCGAAACACCTTAG
- a CDS encoding MinD/ParA family protein, protein MNDQAQKLRELAQKIRDERDRANPIVDPGSSRPETIAKPEAKYDIDKSRLPRRDPNDKDAAKYERATKRIASAGDVQAYRDATKGRMAAAPAQQRMAVETPRILGEPAAIASTAREPGPTPTRIIAVSSGKGGVGKSNLVANLGIALAMRGRKVVILDADLGMANIDVLFGINPKYNLQHLVDGSKSINDILVDGPESIKIVPGGSGIPELANLSDENQQKLIENFVYLDEEADIALIDTGAGISKDIIAFILAARETLVITTPEPTAITDAYGLIKVLTQRDIEVDIKIVVNMVSSEKEGREIADRITMASKQFLNKHIDTIGFIITDPSVNMSVRKQKPLLTLYPSSRASKCIKEIAAKLDVPEEYGLSTGGGAGLRGFLSRLLER, encoded by the coding sequence ATGAATGATCAAGCACAAAAACTCCGCGAGCTTGCCCAGAAAATAAGGGATGAAAGAGACCGCGCCAACCCCATCGTCGACCCCGGCTCTTCGCGCCCCGAGACCATTGCAAAACCGGAGGCGAAATATGATATCGATAAGTCCCGGCTCCCGCGCCGAGACCCGAACGATAAGGACGCGGCCAAATATGAACGCGCGACGAAACGAATTGCATCCGCCGGAGATGTCCAAGCATACCGAGACGCTACCAAGGGGCGAATGGCCGCGGCGCCCGCTCAACAGCGGATGGCCGTCGAAACACCCAGAATCTTGGGCGAGCCGGCCGCGATAGCTTCAACCGCGCGCGAACCGGGCCCGACTCCGACTAGAATCATCGCCGTGAGCAGCGGTAAGGGCGGAGTCGGCAAGAGTAACCTTGTCGCGAACCTGGGCATCGCCCTGGCGATGCGCGGACGCAAAGTGGTTATACTCGATGCTGACTTGGGGATGGCCAACATCGATGTACTCTTCGGCATAAACCCAAAATACAACCTTCAACACCTGGTGGATGGGTCAAAATCGATAAACGACATCCTTGTCGACGGTCCGGAGTCCATAAAGATAGTCCCCGGCGGCTCAGGCATACCCGAACTGGCCAACCTTAGCGACGAAAATCAGCAGAAGCTCATCGAAAACTTTGTGTACCTCGATGAAGAGGCCGACATCGCACTCATAGATACGGGCGCGGGCATCTCTAAGGATATCATCGCCTTTATCCTTGCGGCGCGCGAAACCCTCGTCATCACAACACCCGAGCCAACGGCAATTACCGATGCATACGGCCTCATAAAAGTACTAACGCAACGGGATATAGAGGTCGATATAAAAATAGTGGTCAACATGGTCTCCAGTGAAAAAGAGGGACGCGAGATTGCCGATAGGATAACCATGGCGTCAAAGCAATTCCTCAATAAACACATAGACACCATAGGCTTCATTATCACAGACCCCTCGGTCAACATGTCCGTAAGAAAACAGAAGCCTCTTTTGACGCTGTATCCCAGTTCACGCGCATCGAAATGCATAAAGGAGATTGCCGCGAAGCTCGATGTGCCGGAGGAGTATGGTTTGAGCACGGGCGGAGGAGCCGGCCTAAGGGGTTTTCTCTCCAGGTTGCTCGAAAGATAG
- a CDS encoding peptidoglycan DD-metalloendopeptidase family protein, with translation MGGKKTVLILPILVVVLILSGVSVSAGADVVDKQEEIERIREEMANNRASLEKANLFYEQSLTEVRVVDDEIRKNEAEVNKTKAKIETLRKNLDRRVTYMYKTGPSSFLSVLVLSDDFTDFLSRAKLLSYVLYRDFDLISTTKTLRAGLDKQSRGLAASRAKYAKQLATAESLRKELYQQYSIRNAKLAQLNKRAAGSNDGKFAMARAGASRAYVSRGQSRTGFVFPVTGSNSYVDTWGAPRSGGRRHKGTDIMSLKGTPVVACVSGTIGRTTPYDRGLGGVTIYLDGDDGNTYYYAHLNGISAGIGSGTRVEAGQVIGSVGSTGNASASAPHLHFEIHRGGGSAVNPYATLRSAE, from the coding sequence TTGGGCGGTAAAAAGACGGTGTTGATCTTGCCGATACTAGTAGTCGTGCTGATATTGTCGGGCGTGTCCGTGTCCGCGGGCGCGGACGTAGTAGATAAGCAAGAGGAGATAGAGCGAATACGAGAAGAGATGGCAAACAACCGGGCCTCCCTCGAGAAGGCCAACTTGTTTTACGAGCAATCGCTGACGGAAGTCAGAGTCGTCGATGACGAAATTCGCAAGAACGAGGCTGAAGTCAATAAGACTAAGGCCAAGATCGAAACCCTGAGAAAAAACCTCGACAGGCGCGTAACCTATATGTACAAGACGGGACCGTCCAGCTTCCTATCCGTTCTCGTACTCTCCGATGATTTTACGGATTTCCTCTCCAGGGCAAAATTGTTGTCATACGTTCTTTACCGCGATTTCGATTTGATAAGCACGACTAAGACACTCCGAGCCGGCCTCGACAAGCAGAGCCGGGGACTCGCGGCTTCGAGAGCAAAATATGCGAAGCAACTGGCTACTGCCGAATCACTTAGAAAAGAGCTTTACCAGCAGTACTCTATTAGGAACGCGAAGTTGGCGCAGTTAAACAAAAGGGCTGCCGGAAGCAATGACGGCAAGTTCGCCATGGCTCGCGCCGGCGCTTCTAGAGCCTATGTGTCCCGCGGTCAATCGCGAACGGGCTTCGTCTTTCCGGTCACCGGCTCAAACTCCTATGTGGATACTTGGGGCGCGCCGCGCTCGGGAGGCCGCCGGCATAAAGGCACCGATATCATGTCGTTAAAGGGCACACCGGTAGTCGCGTGCGTCTCGGGAACCATCGGCAGAACGACGCCTTACGACAGGGGTCTCGGCGGGGTTACCATATATCTCGACGGCGATGACGGAAATACCTACTACTATGCGCACCTCAACGGCATCAGCGCGGGGATCGGTTCGGGAACGAGGGTCGAGGCGGGTCAAGTCATCGGCTCGGTCGGCAGCACCGGGAACGCGAGCGCGAGCGCCCCCCACCTGCATTTCGAGATTCACAGAGGCGGGGGTTCCGCTGTAAACCCGTATGCGACGCTGCGAAGCGCCGAATAA
- a CDS encoding TldD/PmbA family protein gives MIDVKQIEDVMRLAVEHSNADQLEVLASARETALTRFSNNHIHQNVSETNMGLSIRAAVGKRLGYASTNRLDADSVKAMVDRAVEMAAHRPPDDRFISLPSPKDTLKRDLVASSTVDCSPERRARQVEKLIRVAEDGDLTAAGAFSTGYNIIGIANTLGVLATTVVSDASLKTVMMAETSSGYGSAIAVDVDDIDVDQVASEAADKARMSIDPIDIEPGHYTVILEPDAVADMVSFMAFAGFGALSLQEGRSFMKERLGQEIVSPLISIWDDAFDDHTIGLPFDFEGVPKQKVSFIENGVAKGVCYDTYTAAKEGVESTGHGLPAPNIHGPLPLNLIVGAGNLSLSEMVRGSERAILVTSFHYTNLEDPIKTTLTGMTRDGTFLVENGEIKTGIKNLRFTQSILGALSQVEQVSDERQMKDAFLGTIYVPALKIRDFNFTGATQF, from the coding sequence ATGATAGACGTAAAGCAAATCGAAGACGTTATGCGCCTCGCTGTGGAACATTCGAACGCGGACCAGCTAGAGGTCTTGGCGAGTGCGCGCGAAACCGCCCTCACCCGTTTTTCCAACAACCACATTCACCAAAACGTCTCCGAGACGAATATGGGATTGTCGATACGGGCGGCGGTGGGAAAACGTCTCGGGTACGCGTCGACCAACCGTCTCGACGCCGATTCGGTCAAAGCTATGGTCGACAGAGCCGTCGAGATGGCCGCGCACCGGCCGCCGGACGACCGGTTTATCTCTCTCCCCTCCCCTAAAGATACGCTCAAGAGAGACCTCGTCGCCTCGTCGACGGTAGATTGCTCTCCTGAGAGACGGGCCCGACAGGTCGAGAAGCTGATCCGCGTCGCTGAAGACGGAGACTTGACGGCAGCGGGGGCGTTTTCGACCGGTTACAACATCATCGGAATCGCGAATACGCTCGGGGTGTTGGCGACAACGGTCGTGAGCGACGCGTCGCTGAAGACGGTCATGATGGCCGAGACGAGTTCCGGCTACGGCAGCGCGATAGCCGTCGATGTCGACGACATCGATGTCGACCAAGTCGCCTCAGAGGCGGCCGACAAAGCGCGTATGAGCATTGACCCCATAGATATCGAGCCTGGGCACTACACGGTCATACTCGAGCCTGACGCGGTAGCCGACATGGTCTCGTTCATGGCGTTTGCGGGCTTTGGCGCCCTTTCGCTCCAGGAAGGCCGAAGCTTCATGAAAGAGCGTCTCGGGCAAGAGATCGTCAGCCCCCTGATTTCGATTTGGGATGACGCCTTCGACGACCACACTATAGGCCTGCCCTTCGATTTCGAGGGCGTCCCTAAGCAAAAGGTATCCTTCATTGAAAACGGTGTCGCTAAGGGCGTCTGCTATGATACGTATACGGCGGCAAAAGAAGGGGTGGAGTCGACCGGGCACGGCCTGCCGGCCCCGAATATCCACGGCCCGCTTCCGCTCAACCTCATCGTCGGCGCCGGGAATTTGTCCTTGAGCGAGATGGTTAGAGGCTCTGAGCGCGCCATACTCGTGACCAGTTTTCACTACACGAACCTTGAGGACCCGATTAAGACGACGCTTACCGGCATGACTAGAGACGGTACCTTCCTCGTGGAAAACGGCGAAATAAAAACCGGCATTAAGAACCTCCGCTTTACGCAGAGCATCCTGGGAGCCCTCTCTCAGGTGGAACAAGTATCGGATGAGCGACAGATGAAAGACGCGTTTTTGGGAACGATTTACGTGCCGGCGCTGAAAATTCGGGATTTCAATTTCACGGGGGCTACGCAATTCTAA